The sequence GAAAACACGGGGGATTACGTGAAAATCGTTACCAACGGCCAGACCCACATCGTCTACGCCACCATGAAGTACATGGAGGAAAAACTAGGCGAGCAGTTCCTGCGGGTTCACCGCTCCTTCATCGTGCATCTGGATAAAATCGTTGATATCGAGGAGAATACGCTCGTGGTGAAGCAGAAAGTAATCCCCATCAGCCGGGCCAACAAACCGGAGTTGATGAACCGGCTTAATTTGCTGTAACGCGTTCTGCGTGTAAAGTTTGAGGTGTAAAGTTGGCCGATGCAAGCAACATATGCGTCGGCCAACTTTACACCTCAAACTTTAAATGCGAAACTTAACTTTGCGCCGTAACGAACGTGTTTAAGAGTCAACATGGAATACCGCATAGAGAAAGACACGATGGGACAGGTGCAGGTGCCTGCTCACGTGTATTGGGGTGCCCAAACCCAACGCTCCATTGAAAACTTCAAAATCGCGCAGGACATCAACAAAATGCCGCGCGAGATTATTCAGGCCTTTGCGTACCTGAAAAAAGCCGCCGCCCTGACCAACCTCGACGCGGGTGTGCTCTCCCAGGAGAAATGCGACCTGATCGGGCGCGTTTGCGATGAACTGCTGGCGGGCGAACTCGCCGATCAGTTTCCGCTGGTGGTCTGGCAGACGGGCTCCGGCACGCAGAGCAACATGAACGTCAACGAGGTGGTGGCCTACCGGGCGCACGTGCTCAACGGCGGCTCGCTCACCGACGAAAAGAAGGCGCTGCACCCCAACGACGACGTAAACAAGTCGCAGAGCAGCAACGACACCTTCCCGACGGCCATGCACATTGCGGCCTACAAAATCCTGCTCGACGTCACGATTCCCGGCATCAAGAAACTGCGCGATACGCTCGACGCTAAAGCGAAGGAATTTATGCACGTGGTGAAGATCGGACGTACTCACTTCATGGACGCGACACCGCTGACGGTAGGGCAGGAGTTTTCCGGGTACGTGTCGCAGCTCGACCACAGCCTGCGGGCGATCAACAACTCGTTGGCGCACCTGAGCGAACTGGCGCTGGGGGGTACGGCGGTGGGTACGGGCATCAACACGCCCCCTAACTATGCCGAAAACGTAGCCAAACACATCGCCAGCCTGACGGGACTCCCCTTCGTTACGGCCGAAAACAAGTTTGAAGCCCTGGCCGCCCACGATGCCATTGTGGAGGCCCATGGTGCACTGAAAACGGTAGCCGCCAGCCTGATGAAAATCGGCAACGACATCCGCATGTTGTCGAGTGGTCCACGGGCGGGTATTGGTGAGCTGTTTATCCCTGACAATGAGCCAGGCAGCAGCATCATGCCGGGTAAGGTCAACCCCACGCAGTGCGAAGCCATGACGATGGTGGCCGCGCAGGTGATGGGTAACGACGTCGCCATCAACATCGGCGGCATGACCGGCCACTTCGAGCTGAACGTGTTCAAGCCGGTGATGATCTATAACTTCCTGCACTCGGCCCGCCTCATCGGCGACGTTTGTGTGTCGTTCAACGACAAATGTGCGGTAGGGATCGAACCGATTCGGGCCAATATCGACAAGCACGTGCAGAATTCGCTTATGCTGGTAACGGCGCTGAACACGAAGATCGGTTATTACAAAGCGGCCGAGATTGCGCAGACCGCCCACAAAAACGGCTCGACGCTCAAAGAAACGGCCGTGCAATTGGGTTACCTCACCCCCGAAGAATTCGATCAGTGGGTGATTCCCGGCGACATGGTAGGTACGTTGCCGGCCTAACATAGCCAATCTAATTTCAATGGAGTGCTGATGCGAAGTTCATGGCTTCGCATCAGCACTTTTTTATGGTATTAGGGCCGCGGAAATAAAAAAAGGATATATTGGTTACATGCTCAAGGGTGAAAAGCGATATTTTTGTAGGATAGGATAACGTATACGGGCGGTACAGGCTGAAGCGAAAAGAGTATGAATGCGAGTTTATTGGGCGTAATTGGTTGTATATGGAGTGTAGCCGTGCACACAGCCACTGCCCAGACTAAGGCAGTTGACCCGCCTGGAGGCCAGGTAGAATACCGTGACAAAGGGTTGTATTTTGAAAAAATCGTCTACGCTGATAAGCCAAGGACCTATTTTACGATCAATACGTACCTGAAAGACAGCACATTATACAGTATCGAAACGTATAAATATGTTGAACGAGAAGGGCCAACTGGGTTTTCGGAATATGGAACAGTCCGGCATGGCATGACAAAAATTCTGTATCCAGATGGGCGCCTGCATGTGGTCCGTAACTATAAAAAAGGCCGTCTGGACGGACCGTTTATCGTGCATTATCCGTCGGGCGTAATCAAACGAAAAGAATTCTATCGGCGGGGCGAATTGCAGAAGGGTACGTGCTATGATTCAGTAGGCGTACCTACGTCGTATGAACCGTTTCTCAAGCCACCCACGCCGACGGCGAGCTTGAATCAGCTCCGGGTGTATTTGGAAGAACGACGATTGCCCATTTTCAACCGATACACCATGCAGGGGCTGGTGCAACTGGCAATCAATCAGGCGGGCGAAGTTGCCACGACGACGTGCCACTTAACCAAGAGAGACCCACTGATTGCCAGACAAGTTAAGGACGTAATCAGCGCAATGCCGCGTTGGGACGAACAGAAGCCGAACTGGAATCCAGGCACCGTGGATGGCACGCCTATGGCCTCAGAATGGGTGATACAGATTTATAAACAAGATAATGGGCTGAAAATGGTGCTGCCCGTCCCTGACTGATTGGTTTGCATGCCTACAAGTGCCAACCTATGGATTGTAGGTAGCCAAGCTCGATAGAGGGGCCATTTTACACGTACGCCACTCCTACTAAATTCGATCTTACCAGTCGTTAGCTAACTAGCCAGATCCCGTTGTTCGCAACAGGATGCCCTTAGGCCAGAACAGGACAGATTTATGTAATTTCCCTGAAAATCAGGGTATTACGAAAACAGGCGCCGATACACTTGTCAGTTGTCTTCCGTTGTCGAGTTCAACCGTTATCGTAAAACGATGCCGGACTATCTGATCCGGGGCTACCTGTAGTTGCAAGATGATGCGGTCATTGGCAAAG comes from Fibrella aestuarina BUZ 2 and encodes:
- the fumC gene encoding class II fumarate hydratase, with product MEYRIEKDTMGQVQVPAHVYWGAQTQRSIENFKIAQDINKMPREIIQAFAYLKKAAALTNLDAGVLSQEKCDLIGRVCDELLAGELADQFPLVVWQTGSGTQSNMNVNEVVAYRAHVLNGGSLTDEKKALHPNDDVNKSQSSNDTFPTAMHIAAYKILLDVTIPGIKKLRDTLDAKAKEFMHVVKIGRTHFMDATPLTVGQEFSGYVSQLDHSLRAINNSLAHLSELALGGTAVGTGINTPPNYAENVAKHIASLTGLPFVTAENKFEALAAHDAIVEAHGALKTVAASLMKIGNDIRMLSSGPRAGIGELFIPDNEPGSSIMPGKVNPTQCEAMTMVAAQVMGNDVAINIGGMTGHFELNVFKPVMIYNFLHSARLIGDVCVSFNDKCAVGIEPIRANIDKHVQNSLMLVTALNTKIGYYKAAEIAQTAHKNGSTLKETAVQLGYLTPEEFDQWVIPGDMVGTLPA
- a CDS encoding toxin-antitoxin system YwqK family antitoxin, with the protein product MNASLLGVIGCIWSVAVHTATAQTKAVDPPGGQVEYRDKGLYFEKIVYADKPRTYFTINTYLKDSTLYSIETYKYVEREGPTGFSEYGTVRHGMTKILYPDGRLHVVRNYKKGRLDGPFIVHYPSGVIKRKEFYRRGELQKGTCYDSVGVPTSYEPFLKPPTPTASLNQLRVYLEERRLPIFNRYTMQGLVQLAINQAGEVATTTCHLTKRDPLIARQVKDVISAMPRWDEQKPNWNPGTVDGTPMASEWVIQIYKQDNGLKMVLPVPD